A single window of Culicoides brevitarsis isolate CSIRO-B50_1 chromosome 3, AGI_CSIRO_Cbre_v1, whole genome shotgun sequence DNA harbors:
- the LOC134833486 gene encoding negative elongation factor A — MDNKRENVSLWLHNKLGTSNDSWITSSISSQLNKDVLKQIKDCFPDLQTQVKIKFLLAFFHIPRRLVEEWRTELEEIIEVATSDTELWVSMTAETMKTFPLTGSLNTEISDYEDTRPIFTDMVNDLKKLVNKHHDIGMLPLECQYLNKSALISVVGQQPGPTKHFTLKKKPKSATLRAELLQKCQDAQSTLKKSSAPTVPLRSRGMPRKMADTTPMRGIPSRVPTSGFRSPPPSLTPKSLNRTPAGRKEGGVKLLDIADQPLGYAQAKKRKRQQELEEQQRKQLEAANSQQTATTPQQNNGATPAVTTTASTPDYAAGLTASSVYSQPATPMPSSSTANPTTIKEIQASTPAAALTTNNHIVVQSNVPVATTLASSVEQNQPQSQIITSPTPVAVVSSPPAKTATLPSNIQIVRSVSYNPPGAQQQVPTSQPPPPSVEISRKIVPTSSIQQNYTKILGNSNIILTQKPLQQQQPTISVQQSQTQPITSYTIVKQPVGQAPQMRVVSVSSAASSNLTIPTLTSTLPRTTQIVQHQQPQTPTKIVQIKTAPTLPTMMMATSQPNSTIPPLIPTQQPQLVNIQQHLQQQQAAGRKTVTITAQNQPTSNIILQQQTQQQQVQQQLQQQNPQTIITSGAGNQKYAQVVMSPNVKGKTIILTNPNLLSGQKNVILRSGNTVYQLGNVQGLQNIGGTTTLMTGPPGLIKTDQGQTQGTTQQMPALVPTNQQMPSLTPVVYANQQQKSIPTLITNLQTQQGMQTQQQGQTIIRPVLTSGGNLPQGLTLIQRPGQQPQLVQTIQQPTPQQPTQIGRTIITAQPQQKTTTIQQQQQPQILSYKKIPQQTTIQLQQVPQQQQQQQQQQSAQQTAQPRRGLSLSSKHVSEAHDMFKRANRVTRLDKALILGFMAGYRDNPRPNPENVLEIKLNESEENVKQGDSLIPMTVETLIRLDYNTGEWKTFNRCSAPKSGQEQQIPNAQSVSAS, encoded by the exons ATGGACAATAAACGGGAAAATGTATCCCTTTGGCTGCACAACAAACTGGGCACGAGCAACGACTCCTGGATCACGTCATCGATCAGTTCGCAGCTGAACAAGGACGTGCTGAAACAAATCAAAGATTGCTTTCCCGACCTGCAAACACAAGTGAAAATAAAGTTTCTGCTTGCTTTTTTTCACATACCGCGGCGACTTGTAGAAGAG TGGCGGACAGAACTTGAGGAGATAATCGAAGTAGCGACATCCGACACGGAATTATGGGTGTCCATGACTGCAGAGACGATGAAGACTTTTCCGCTCACGGGAAGCTTGAACACAGAAATATCAGACTACGAGGATACGAGACCAATTTTCACCGATATGGTGAACGACCTGAAGAAATTAGTGAATAAGCATCATGATATCGGGATGTTGCCGTTGGAGTGTCAGTATTTGAACAAATCGGCGCTGATATCTGTG gtcgGTCAACAACCAGGCCCCACAAAACACTTTACGCTGAAGAAAAAACCCAAAAGTGCTACGCTGCGTGCCGAGCTGCTTCAAAAGTGTCAAGACGCCCAATCCACGTTGAAAAAATCTTCGGCGCCGACTGTGCCTTTGCGATCTCGCGGAATGCCCCGAAAAATGGCAGACACAACGCCCATGCGAGGCATCCCATCACGCGTTCCGACAAGCGGTTTCCGTTCGCCACCTCCTTCGCTGACGCCCAAATCGCTGAATCGCACGCCTGCCGGTCGCAAAGAAGGCGGCGTCAAACTGCTCGATATCGCCGACCAACCTTTGGGCTATGCACAGGCGAAAAAACGAAAACGCCAACAAGAATTGGAGGAACAGCAACGAAAACAACTCGAAGCAGCAAACAGTCAACAAACGGCAACGACGCCACAGCAAAACAACGGCGCAACGCCTGCCGTTACAACGACAGCTTCGACCCCGGATTATGCTGCTGGTTTGACTGCGTCGTCAGTTTATAGCCAGCCAGCGACTCCGATGCCATCGTCAAGTACCGCAAATCCGACAACGATCAAGGAAATTCAGGCAAGCACCCCAGCTGCGGCGTTAACGACGAATAATCACATCGTTGTTCAGTCGAATGTACCTGTCGCAACGACTTTGGCATCGTCTGTCGAACAAAATCAACCGCAATCGCAAATAATTACGTCGCCAACGCCCGTTGCTGTTGTTTCATCTCCTCCTGCGAAGACTGCCACCCTTCCCTCGAACATCCAGATTGTTCGTTCCGTGTCATATAACCCGCCAGGTGCCCAACAACAAGTCCCGACAAGCCAACCCCCGCCCCCGAGTGTGGAAATTTCGCGAAAAATCGTTCCAACGTCGTCAATCCagcaaaattacacaaaaatccTGGGAAATTCGAATATTATTCTCACGCAGAAGCCgctgcagcaacaacaaccgaCAATTTCGGTGCAACAATCGCAAACGCAACCCATTACCTCGTACACGATCGTCAAACAGCCCGTGGGACAGGCACCGCAAATGCGCGTCGTGTCCGTTTCGTCTGCCGCTTCGTCGAATTTGACAATTCCGACGCTGACATCGACGTTGCCACGCACGACGCAAATTGTGCAGCACCAACAACCGCAAACCCCCACGAAAATCGTGCAAATTAAGACGGCGCCAACGCTtccgacgatgatgatggcaACGTCGCAGCCAAATTCGACAATTCCGCCACTAATTCCGACGCAGCAACCGCAACTCGTGAATATTCAGCAGCATTTGCAGCAACAACAGGCGGCCGGAAGGAAAACGGTGACGATAACGGCGCAAAATCAACCCACGTCGAACATAATTTTGCAGCAACAGACACAGCAGCAGCAAGTTCAGCAGCAATTACAGCAGCAAAATCCGCAAACGATCATCACGAGTGGCGCGGGAAACCAAAAATACGCCCAAGTTGTGATGTCGCCGAATGTCAAAGGCAAAACTATTATTTTGACGAACCCGAATTTGTTGTCCGGGCAGAAAAATGTCATTCTCCGCAGTGGAAATACCGTTTATCAGCTGGGGAATGTGCAAGGACTGCAAAATATTGGCGGCACAACGACACTGATGACGGGCCCGCCTGGCTTGATAAAAACGGATCAAGGTCAAACGCAAGGCACGACGCAACAAATGCCGGCTCTCGTGCCGACAAACCAACAAATGCCTTCGTTGACGCCCGTTGTGTATGCGAATCAGCAGCAAAAGTCGATTCCGACGCTAATTACGAACCTTCAGACGCAGCAAGGCATGCAGACGCAACAGCAGGGGCAAACGATTATCAGACCCGTGTTGACGTCGGGCGGAAATTTGCCGCAAGGATTGACGTTGATTCAGAGACCGGGCCAGCAGCCGCAGCTTGTGCAGACGATACAGCAGCCGACGCCGCAGCAACCCACGCAGATTGGCAGGACGATAATTACGGCACAACCGCAGCAGAAAACGACGACGattcagcagcagcaacaaccgCAGATATTGTCGTACAAGAAAATTCCGCAGCAAACGACGATTCAGCTTCAGCAGGttccgcagcagcagcagcaacaacagcagcagcaaagtGCTCAGCAAACGGCGCAACCGAGAAGGGGATTGTCGCTttcg agcaaACATGTATCCGAAGCACACGACATGTTCAAAAGAGCGAATCGCGTTACGCGTTTAGACAAAGCGCTTATATTAGGATTTATGGCTGGATATAGAGACAATCCAAGACCAAATCCGGAAAAtgtacttgaaataaaattgaacgagagtgag GAAAACGTCAAACAAGGAGATTCATTAATACCAATGACCGTGGAGACCCTTATCCGTTTGGACTACAACACGGGCGAATGGAAGACTTTCAACCGTTGTTCCGCCCCAAAATCCGGACAAGAACAACAAATACCGAACGCCCAAAGTGTTTCAgcctcctaa
- the LOC134834315 gene encoding uncharacterized protein LOC134834315, translating to MKPFILIREYRKTDDIAIQDLIKQYIMSYALSCFIQVLFREITLQLVVLMWAILFIFVGIPLHLCFLSIPVVIFLIVFCVYAVHFNKGIEQANANPKCCFVAEVYEEPLAMLNNNTEKVEYNLLFNETNGYDVTKLRKKIIGTISVRNHESRDKCGWIYRFAMDRKYPYDKVVEGLTRRAIQHCPSQGWYRLETVATECQDEVRESYAKLGFNIYQVYHRQIVGSSLSVMKTHLGLDVAKFVHLNSGHS from the exons ATGAAGCCTTTTATACTGATAAGGGAGTACCGGAAAACTGACGACATCGCCATACAGGATTTGATTAAGCA ATACATAATGAGTTATGCGTTGTCGTGTTTCATTCAAGTGCTGTTCAGAG AGATTACGCTCCAGTTGGTTGTCCTCATGTGGGCCATTCTCTTCATTTTTGTCGGAATTCCGCTCCATTTGTGCTTTCTTAGTATTCCTGTAGTCatatttttgatagttttttgcGTCTATGCCGTGCATTTCAACAAAGGGATCGAACAGGCGAAC GCCAATCCCAAATGCTGTTTCGTGGCAGAAGTGTACGAAGAGCCACTTGCAATGCTGAACAATAATACGGAAAAAGTTGAATATAATCTTTTGTTTAACGAAACGAATGGATATGACGTTACCAAGTTACGGAAGAAG atcatTGGCACCATCAGCGTGCGCAACCACGAGTCCCGCGACAAGTGCGGATGGATTTATCGTTTCGCCATGGACCGCAAATACCCGTACGACAAAGTCGTCGAAGGTCTGACACGTCGCGCGATCCAACATTGCCCGTCACAGGGCTGGTATCGCTTGGAAACTGTTGCCACGGAGTGCCAGGACGAAGTTCGCGAGTCTTACGCCAAACTTGGCTTCAACATTTACCAAGTTTACCATCGGCAAATTGTCGGCAGCAGTTTAAGTGTCATGAAAACCCATTTGGGACTCGATGTCGCGAAATTTGTGCACCTGAATTCGGGCCATTCTTGA
- the LOC134833236 gene encoding WD repeat-containing protein 48 homolog gives MHSRKKVQVSFVIRDAEEKKHRNGVNALQLDHITGRMYSAGRDAIIRVWNSKQSSDNYIQSMEHHNDWVNDIVLCCGGRYLISASCDTTVKVWNAQKGFCMSTLKTHRDYVQALAYAKDREQVASAGLDKEIFLWDVNTLTALTASNNTVTTSNLHGSRDSIYSLAMNPPGTVIVSGSTENTLRVWDPRTCNRLMKLKGHTENIKALVVSPDGTHVVSGSSDGTIKLWSLGEQTCIQTLHVHDEGVWSLLMTENFSHVISGSRDKKIVMTELRNPSNSVVICEENAPVLSMCYNIDHTGIWATTWNSDIRCWKIPRIDKGLYNGAGAGDNPTNFAKNQEMSFIEGGSAIKKYTVLNDKRFMLTQDSEQNVAVYDVLKVVKSEDLGKVNYEEEIEKRNQTVFVPNWFTVDLKTGMPTIVLGQDEVDCFAAWVSAEAGLPEQPELGSDLKVNYGQLLLQALFEHWRPHNLMPAELKNEVRGNEYFKIPLHTPIILSEVGGRTLCRLLVRDAAGETDSVLLQDTVPSFVTDVVIERATPKFIKIPFYLLPHSSMAKSINMKKDRLIANEFIQCRKVCEHVLEKILGPEMATVNSGSGNVAGAGNNSNSSQGSQNEQNLTEGQTAAEKKIELLCNDVVCDPSMDLRTVKQFIWKCSSDLTFLYKMKSSVT, from the exons ATGCACAGCCGAAAAAAAGTCCAG gtctcCTTTGTGATCCGCGAtgccgaagaaaaaaaacaccgCAACGGCGTCAATGCCTTGCAGCTTGACCACATCACGGGCCGGATGTACAGCGCCGGGCGCGACGCCATAATTCGCGTTTGGAACTCAAAACAATCGTCGGACAACTACATTCAGAGCATGGAGCATCACAACGACTGGGTGAACGACATTGTTCTGTGCTGCGGCGGACGTTATTTGATCTCGGCGAGTTGCGATACAACCGTCAAAGTCTGGAATGCCCAAAAGGGATTTTGCATGTCGACTTTGAAGACGCATCGGGACTACGTGCAAGCGCTGGCATATGCAAAAGATCGCGAACAAGTCGCCAGTGCCGGTTTAgacaaagaaattttcctGTGGGACGTCAATACGTTAACGGCCCTGACAGCCAGTAACAACACAGTGACCACGAGTAACCTTCATGGGTCCCGCGATTCGATTTATTCGCTCGCTATGAACCCCCCGGGCACCGTAATTGTCAGCGGATCGACAGAAAATACGCTTCGGGTGTGGGATCCGCGAACCTGTAACCGTTTGATGAAGCTCAAAGGACACACGGAGAACATAAAAGCACTTGTGGTATCGCCAGATGGCACGCATGTCGTCTCCGGAAGCTCTGACGGCACCATTAAACTCTGGAGTTTGGGCGAACAAACGTGCATTCAAACGTTACATGTGCACGACGAAGGAGTTTGGTCCCTGCTGATGACCGAAAACTTTTCTCACGTCATTTCCGGCAGTCGCGACAAGAAAATTGTCATGACTGAGTTAAGAAATCCCTCAAATAGCGTCGTAATTTGCGAGGAAAATGCTCCGGTACTGAGTATGTGTTACAATATCGATCACACGGGCATCTGGGCCACTACCTGGAACTCGGATATTCGTTGTTGGAAGATCCCCCGTATAGATAAAGGGCTCTATAATGGCGCCGGAGCGGGCGATAACCCCacaaattttgccaaaaaccAAGAAATGTCGTTCATTGAGGGCGGAAGTGCCATCAAGAAGTACACCGTGCTCAATGACAAGCGATTTATGTTGACGCAGGACTCGGAACAGAACGTTGCCGTCTATGACGTACTCAAAGTCGTCAAATCTGAGGACTTGGGAAAGGTAAATTACGAAGAAGAGATCGAAAAACGCAATCAAACGGTTTTTGTGCCCAATTGGTTCACGGTGGATCTCAAAACGGGCATGCCGACGATCGTGTTGGGGCAAGATGAGGTCGATTGTTTTGCCGCTTGGGTCTCGGCGGAAGCAGGATTGCCCGAACAACCTGAACTAGGCTCCGATTTGAAAGTTAATTACGGGCAACTTTTGCTCCAAGCACTTTTTGAGCATTGGAGACCCCATAACCTGATGCCGGCAGAGCTCAAAAACGAAGTTAGGGGCAACGAATATTTCAAAATCCCGCTGCATACCCCGATTATTCTCAGTGAAGTTGGGGGCAGAACACTTTGTCGCCTGTTAGTTCGTGATGCAGCTGGAGAAACGGACTCGGTATTGCTTCAGGACACAGTCCCGAGTTTCGTGACAGATGTCGTTATTGAACGAGCGACAcctaaattcatcaaaattcccTTTTACTTGCTGCCGCATTCGTCGATGGCAAAGTCGatcaatatgaaaaaagaccgtTTAATCGCTAACGAGTTCATTCAGTGTCGAAAGGTGTGCGAACATGTGTTGGAGAAAATCTTGGGACCGGAAATGGCGACAGTCAATAGCGGAAGTGGAAATGTCGCGGGCGCCGGAAATAATTCGAATTCGTCGCAGGGGTCGCAAAACGAGCAGAATTTGACGGAGGGACAAACGGCGGCGGAGAAAAAGATTGAATTATTGTGTAATGATGTGGTGTGTGATCCGTCGATGGATTTGAGGACCGTCAAGCAGTTTATTTGGAAATGCTCGTCcgatttgacttttttgtacAAGATGAAGTCCAGTGTTACATGA